The DNA sequence GTGGGGCCCTgattagtctaatgaactgtaagtcccttgggataaaagtgtcagctaaatagcacattattatattattgttattatgactattattgttattgtgtgtgtagaTAATCTTCATGGTGGGGCGGGGCTACCTGTCCCCTGACCTGAGCAAGGCTCGCAGCAACTGTCCGAAGGCCATGAAGAGGCTGATGGCCGAGTGTCtgaagaagaagagggaggagcGGCCCCTCTTCCCGCAGGTGAGCGCGggcgacccctgacccctgacccctcacaGCCCTGAGAAGTGTGAGGTGTTACCGCATCAAACCCTCTCCGTGCCTGTCAGGTGCTTGCTAAGGAGTGGGGCTTTTAGTTCAGTTGTTTAGTTGTGAGGGACGACGATGTACAAGAAAACATTCATCGCAATTAATGAGAGGAGGTGCTTTAGCACCTAGCTCATTTCCGTCTGCGTGACAAAATGGCGAGTTTTTGAGCCGAAATGGCGGGTTTTTGAGCCGAAATGGCTGGTTTTTGAGCCTAAATGCCGGGTTTTTGAGCCGAAATGGCGGTGTTGTTTGAGCCGAAATGGCGGTGTtgtttgagccaaaatggcggtgTTGTTTGAGCCGAAATGGCGGTGTTGTTTGTGGCAGATCCTGGCCTCCATCGAGCTGCTGGCTCGCTCCCTTCCCAAGATCCACCGCAGCGCGTCGGAGCCGTCGCTGAACCGGGCGGGGTTCCAGACCGAGGACTTCAGCCTGTACGCCTGCGCCTCCCCCAAAACACCCATCCAGGCCGGGGGCTACGGTGAgtctccaccaatcacacgccTGCGCCTGCCCCAAACCCGCCAATCACACGCCTGCCTCAAACCCACCAATCACACGCCTGCCCCAAACCCGCCAATCACACGCCTGCCCCAAACCCGCCAATCACACGCCTGCCCCAAACCCACCAATCATACACCTGCCCCAAACCCACCAATCACACGCCTGCCCCAAACTCACCAATCACACGCCTGCGCCTGCCCCAAACCCACCAATCACATGCCTGCCCCAAACTCACCAATCACACGCCTGCAcctacacctgcacctgcaccagcCCCTGCCccaattttctttctttgtacCTTTTCCCCCAAAATTTTTGCCGACCCCATCCCCAAATCATGGTGACCCTACTTGGGGTTGCGACCCCAGTTCGGGCCCCTGAGTTCCTGTACCTCCATCCAGCTCTTTTATCTTGCTCTTGTTGTAGTTCTTTACCATAATTCTCGTCTTGCCTCACGTCTGGTTTATGACGTGCAATAACTTTTAATGTCTTTAGCCGTTTCTGTTGATCAAAGTGGCatttgaatgtacagtaaactgGTCCATGAAATATGGCTGTTTATCGCAGGGTGGGAAGAGCTGCCGTTTCGCAACAGCACACCGCTGATACTGACACAGCACCACCGAAACTCAACACATATAGAGATATATTTTTAGCTATTGCattaaaatatatgaatgaTATATTGTTATGTTATTAATATTGCTTTCTTACTTGGATTCTCTTCACAGGGGAGTTCTCTGCCTTTAAGTAGCGGAGGCGATTCCAGCAGAACATCCCTGATCACCTTTCAACAAGTCTTGTGTTCCTACCGTGGGTTCATCCAttatccaaaaaagaaaaaatcgtATGCTACTAAAGTGCGCTGTTTCCTACACCGGAGCAGCAAAAACCAAACGGACAAACTcaagaaaatggggaaaaatttgacaaatgaaaaatagcacaaaaaaaagaaaacgaaaaaaaaaaaaaaaaactttaaagataaccaccaaaaaataaattaagaatatAAAAATCAATAAGAATTCCCTGACCGTGAAGGTGTGGATAAACCCGGTAGGAGACGATCTCCCTGGAGCgcacaggagagagggatgagggaggagAGCAAGAAGACTgaatggggagggggaagggagaCGGAGGCCTGCTGTCGCCGTGGCGATGCCTCATCCTGGCCCCTGCAGCCGGTTGGCTGGCGGCGGGTCTGGAGGCGGGCCGGCCGAAGCATGGAATCCGCACTTTGACCAATGGCACTGGAGAGGGCTCTCAGCCCCGGCTGCTCATTGGCTGGCACCGGTAGACGGGCGTGTGTCTGAGCCAATCCCAGAGAGGCGCCAGAGGACACAGGGTCAACCCTGTTTGGAAGATGACTTGAAtgctttatttatgtttttaattccattttgtttattgttgttttttttttgttttttttgctttgacgTGTGATTGGGGGAGGGTCAccaattattttgtcttttttttgtctagTTGTCTTGTTCTGAAAAAAggggttgtttttttcttacacCTCTTTACCTGTACACCCTCAGGTGAATCCCAACCAATCAGCTTCACCTTCAAATGCTCTGTGGAGCAACAGAGTGGGCAACGCTGGACCCCTGTCCATCTGTGGGGCAGGTACTGGGGCAACACTGGACCCCTGTCCCTCTGTGGGGCAGGTACTGGGGCAACACTGGACCCCTGTCCATCTGTGGGGCAGGTACTGGGGCAACACTGGACCCCTGTCCATCTGTGGGGCAGGTACTGGGGCAACACTGGACCCCTGTCCATCTGTGGGGCAGGTACTGGGGCAACACTGGACCCCTGTCCATCTGTGGGGCGGGTAACTGGGGTACGTGTGTGTTCCCCTGTGTTCTCTTGTAAAGAGGGAGATTCTGATCTCCTTTGGGCGGTGTGCTTGATCGCTGAAGAGCAGCCATCTTAGGAACACATGCTTGCGTTCGATTTATTCCCATTAGCTGCATGAGTCAGAGTTGGAGAGCAGCTTTCCCTCTGTTCTGGGTATTTTGGGGCAGTTCATGGCTGTTCGGGGCAGTTTGTGGCTGTTCGGGGCACTTTGGGGTAGTTTGTGGCTGTTTGGGGTAGTTTGGGGCTGTCCGGGGCAGTTTGGGgcagtgacctgtgtgtgagtgggccAGTAATGGCTGacggtgctgaagaggaggtgAAGGGAACCGGGCCGTGGAGACGCCCCTGTGCCTCTGGGCCCTACTGGACCGGCTCCGATGGCTTAAACGCCGTTTCTCTCCGTCAGGCTGTTCGTTATAAGCTATGTCTGACGTCGCTGTAAATTTGCTTTATTCGTGACTTCAGTTTTTGGTTTCCACTACTAGACCGATGAATTCTGCAGGGACAGGGGGGGTGTAGCACCGCTGAAGGGATTGTTTTGTGCTCCAGAAACGACTGTGACGTCGAAAACAAGATGGCTGCTAGCATACCTGTATGAAATGCTCGTAATGCACCAGGGTAAGAGGCAACTCGGAGGATTAAATCCCTCCAGAAACAACcctcttttatttattattttaatctttgCAATTATTTGCAGGTAATGggcattatttaattatttaatttatatatcCCAAAATTCTGCCTTTTATATGGCCAGACAGGTCCTTCAAAGTCGGAATTATTTATGGAAACTTCATATTTTTTCCTTAATTTTTTTAGATATGTTGTCTTTAGTAAGattgtttgtaaaaaatgtaaaatacaaccTTAATGGTTGTGTTTGTGAACAGGCTGGGTTTTGCATTGGGTTGAATTACTTTCGGCGGATTTAAAACGAACAGGAAATGGATGCCAAGGTCTTGGGCaatgtagtttttttattttttttatttttttcttcttctttggtagTAAACCAATGTTGCCTGTGTCCAGGACCGTGCAGAGCAGTGTTTTAATTGTAACCTTAAATCTGACATCAGTGACTGTTTCTTCAGTCACATGACTTAATACTCGAGCCTTTACGTCAAGAAGCAGTTTGCCtaaaatcatttatttgatGGATGTAAATATAGCCTGCACATTcttctgtgtgcatgtccatTTTGTTCTGTGGATTAATCACTGCACTAGTGCATTTGAAAGCACGCGGTCAGTTTTGTATATCAGTCCCCTTTGAAAAGATGCGGCAAAGATGGAACTGGATCTGCTGAATGTGAGAGCTTCAGACTCTGAGGTCTGAGGAAGATGGCCGTCCACGTGAACACACCTGCTGCCTGCTGTCTTTACTGCTCTTAGTTCAGGGGttccccaacaccccaccctcaCGCTGTCTTTACTGCTCTTAGTTCAGGGGttccccaacaccccaccctcaCGCTGTCTTTACTGCTCTTAGTTCAGGGGttccccaacaccccaccctcaCGCTGTCTTTACTGCTCTTAGTTCAGGGGttccccaacaccccaccctcaCGCTGTCTTTACTGCTCTTAGTTCAGGGGttccccaacaccccaccctcaCGCTGTCTTTACTGCTCTTAGTTCAGGGGttccccaacaccccaccccaccctcacgCTGTCTTTACTGCTCTTAGTTCAGGGGTTCCCCagcaccccacccacacacatcttgTGCCTAACACCGCCCTTTAGCTATGACTACACTGGAAATGtaccacaacctctcctgcctcattgctttGTTATAGTTGGGCTCTTGTCATGTTAAACATTTAGTGGCCTCCGTTCACGTATGTCGTTTTCAGGCGACCCCATCCTGAAATCGAGCGACCCAACATGGGGACTCAACCCAACATGGGGTCTTGACCCAACATGGGGTCTCGACCCAACATGGGGTCTCGACCCAACATGGGGACTCGACCCGACATGGGGTCTCGACCCAACATGGGGTCCcgacccacagtttgggaatCCCTGACGTGGTTGGTCCTGCACACTGCTGTTCCACTGCTGTCCATGAGGGGGCAGTGCCGGCCCTCTGGATGCCCAGGAGCAGGGGGAGTGTTAACAGAGCAGTGTGTTCCCAGCTTTCcctaaaacattttattcttaCGCGATCGTCGATGTAGAAGTCTGATATAGATGTacagaaacacatttaatgTGACGCGGCATATTTCTAAATGAAAATCTATTTTGTTTTAGAGGTTGTGTCAGTAATTTAAGTGATGTgtccagtttttatttttcataccaGATGCCAGCCAAAGATTGTGCTGATATTCTCTGTCCTACTAAAGGGAATTACACCCTTTAAGCATACAGAATTATATTATGGGTACAGAAAGTCATTGAAGTGTTGTGGAGATCTCCCATGATGCCCAAAGCCTGGTgatgctggtttaactccagtcatgTGACGGTGGTTTAACTCGGGTCATTCTCCAAAAGCCAAAATGGCCTCCCCACGAAAATCCTGTTAGAATATTGGACATTTTCAGTGGTCAGTTAGTCACAGTGGTACAGTACACTGGAGTACTTCTCTTAGTTTCCAAACCAAAGAGCTCTGTCGAACACAGGAATGGCCCTAAAGTTATGTaaggaacaaaaacattttttttccttattaatttttttttgcacactgcTGGTAAATGGTTGAATTGGTTGAAACACTTGCATTTGTTTCCGGAGTATCAGAGCTCCTATAGTTCCGCTTCATATGCGTTTATTAGGTGAGTGCAGTGGGCCAGAGTTCCCCTGTGTGCTGAGGCGTGTACTAAAGAAAAGTTTAGTACAAGGCGTACACGTGCAAGGTGCACCATGGGATAGCTCGTAGCTCATCAGCCCCGCCTCTCAAACACTTCTTTGATGGCTCATTCTGTGCTGTTGGTATTCTCTGGGTGCGAAGTTTGTACAGAGTCGTACATCTTGAAAGCCCGGCTGTGTTTGATGTTTGAGCCGGCAGAATGCATCACGCGTATccctggtgcattctgggatggcGTGGTGCATTAATCATGTTTCACACAGCCAGGGACGGGAGGATTGAGCGGATCGGGAATGAGGAGAAAACTGAGAAAGCCCCACTGTGCACTCTTAGCTGTGTGCAGTTACACACTGACTGGTGTTTACAGCTCCTCTTAGCTGTGTACAGTTACACTCTGACTGGTGTTTACAGCTCTTAGCTGTGTACAGTTGCACACTGACTGGTGTTTACAGCTCTTAGCTGTGTACAGTTACACACTGACTGGTGTTTACAGCTCCTCTTAGCTGTGTACAGTTACACTCTGACTGGTGTTTACAGCTCTTAGCTGTATACAGTTACACACTGACTGGTGTTTACAGCTCCTCTTAGCTGTGTACAGTTACACACTGACTGGTGTTTACAGCTCTTAGCTGTATACAGTTACACACTGACTGGTGTTTACAGCTCTTAGCTGTGTACAGTTACACACTGACTGGTGTTTACAGCTCCTCTTAGCTGTGTACAGTTACACACTGACTGGTGTTTACAGCTCCTCTTAGCTGTGTACAGTTACACACTGACTGGTGTTTACAGCTCTTAGCTGTGTACAGTTACACACTGACTGGTGTTTACAGCTCTTAGCTGTGTACAGTTACACACTGACTGGTGTTTACAGCTCTTAGCTGTGTACAGTTACACACTGACTGGTGTTTACAGCTCAGAAATGTTTACTGAGTAGCGTGGCCACTTCTGAAAGTTGGCGACCtgatttcctgtttttatttggcCTTATTTAGGCCTTATTTGGTTCTTTATTtatgaacctttatttatacagggtggTTGACTGAGCCCACATGCTCATTTAATGATGCGCTGTTAGTGCCCCCAGCAGGAtaacctgcatgcctttgtAAAAATGAAGGttgatgaatgaataaataagtaaatttgGTTCTTATTCCGTTGTTTAGTCGCAGCGTATAACTGTAAATGTACTGCAGTACTGGCACCAATTACAGAAACACCACAGCTGCAGAGTTTCACTAATACTGCAGTGTTTTGCAACAATGTCTCTTTTTggcataataaatgtaataagtgcaatatcaacataaaacaaaaaatgaagaaattattagcatttgtgttaaaaaataataataattttgcctTCCTATATGTATGAGTTCATAGCTACATAATTAAGCAGTCATTTCATCTTActgttcattttaaattcattttataaTCCGCTTTAACATGCGTTATGTTCAATGGCTGTGACGCGTTGCAGTAACATTGATTGATTTACGAGTATTTACCCAGTATTTTTCtacataaaatgataatattccagcaatgaaaacagttttttttttttttcttgggcctgtatacatttttacagatggAAATGGCCCAGAGAACAGCAGAAAAGGGGGTCAGAAAGTTTTTaagggaaaaagagaaaaaagggtatccataatttgtgccagtactgTTATCCTGCATTAGTCCTCCGGTGAGACTTGtcaaattgagcacagaaagtCTCTATGACCATCAGGATGTAGTGATGTCACCATCCAGCCCCTCCGCCCACCGCTGATCCCAGTCTGTCTTAGCTTCTGTATGTAGAATGATTCAGTCAGGATAAGGGTTGGGTCGACTGATCCTGGACCAGTGCGAACAGGAGACCAGCAGCACAGTTGACACAGACGGCCTTTATGGGAATCTGGATTTGAACCTGCAGTGCCAGGCCGGAGCTTCTGTTCTAGCGACACGGCTGTTGAGTTTCAGAAATGGAACAACATGATGTTGCTTTCATATTCTGTACAAACGTACATAAGGCCTTTGGAGTCCCTGTTCTACTTTGTAATAATGGAACtactgtgtgtgttatttatttatttatttatttatttacccccccccccccaagcccaTTGTCAGTCCTCCCAAGTGGGATCAtgggaatatattttttatttgagggTCGTTTATCAGATTTCTGGAAGCagttttcagaaacattatttcaaAGAGGTTCCTTCTGAGCATTTTGCTGGACGGATGCAATGTCCTTAAACACACAGGATCAGATGAGGAGGCAgtttctcagtctctcagtccaGCACTGAAGAAGCCTGTTCACTGGAGATCTTCactgactttttattttagtttaggATTTGGCTTAATCCATGTCTGGAAAACCagtcctacagacacactgGAAAATGCGATCTTATTTattgggttagggtgagggttacTGAGTTTTACTCAAGGTGCATTTTGACCAGTATATAATGTCTACTGGCACCAGTATTACAAATCTTCCCATAAAAGTTATTGTCAACGGGAAGCAAGTGGTTTGCAATTGGAATatgtaacaaaatcaactaGTTTGCCTTCAAAATAATACAGACCATCAACCCATTGACTAGGAGGGTGTACTATTTCGACTGAAGGTTTTTGAAGATGTTGTCCTACGAGCAGTTCTGCAGTAGATCATGCATCTTGCTCAGGGTGTAAAACCCTGCTCTGGGCCGCTGTGTTGGGATCACTTTACCCTGGTTGCTGGGGTTTTGCCCCCTAGGCCATGATGACCTGGACGTAGCTGTGAATAGCTGCGCCGTGTGACTATTAACCAGAGTGCAGTTAACTCCCCACTTTCTGCAGGGGTCCCCTCCTCATTCAGCAGATCAGGATGTTTCTATCGTTCATGAACCTCATAAGTCTCCAGTTACGTGTGTCAATGTGCCCtctgttcatacagtatatattagtGAAAGGTATAAGCTATGAGGAGGATATCTCTAACTTTGGGTACAGCATTGAGACACACTTGTACCTGCACAACTGTTTGCACCATACTGGGAGTTGTTTTTGTATACCAGTATGCTTACACAAAAGATGTACctaatttgttattattttttattttatttatttattatatttattattgttattattattttatctaaaATATCATGATGAGTTGAAATAGTTTTTCACAGCGGGAGATCAGGAGGAAACGCTGGGTAATCTCACCGGCTCTGCCTGGGTGAACTTGGTGGACATGGcagtaagctagctagctaagctagcGCTCGCTACCGTGATACAATATGTATATGGGTAGAAAGTCttaagatgtatttatttttattgttttatttagagGACCCTCTTGCCTTTAGCAACTTTTAGTTTTTCTTCTGTGAAGTGTTGCAGaaacattgattgattgattgattatttattttgtacaaatatgcttgttttattttctgtctttttagAAGAGCGTattgctgcagtgtgtttggggtgaatGGAGGCGTTGCTCTGGTTTTGTATGGGCCAATCACACCCATCACACCTACAATCACACCAACCATCACACCCATCACACCAATCACACCAACAATCACACCAATCACACCTACAATCACACCCATCACACCAATCAcaccaatcacaatcacacccaTCACACCAATCACACCTACAATCACACCAACCATCACACCATCCATCACACCAATCTCACCAATCACACCCATCACACCCATCACACCCATCACACCAATCACACCAATCACACCCATCACACCTACAATCACACCTACAATCACACCTACAATCACACCTACAATCACACCAATCTCACCCATCACACCCATCACACCAACAATCACACCCATCACCCATCTCATCAATCTCATCAATCACACCCATCACACCAATCACACCAATCACACCAACCATCACACCAATCTCACCAATCACACCAACCATCACACCAATCTCACCAATCACACCAACAATCACACCCATCACCCATCTCACCAATCACACCTACAATCACACCAACCATCACACCAATCTCACCAATCACACCCATCACCCATCTCATCAATCTCATCAATCACACCAATCACACTAACAATCACACCCATCACACCAATCACACCTACAATCACACCCATCACAATCACACCCATCACACCAATCACACCCATCACACCAATCACACCTACAATCACACCCATCACACCAATCACACCTACAATCACACCAATCTCACCCATCACACCAATCACACCTACAATCACACCAATCACACCTACAATCACACCCATCACACCAATCACACCTACAATCACACCAATCTCACCCATCACACCAACAATCACACCCATCACACCAACAATCTCACCAATCGCACCAATCTcaccaatcacaatcacacccaTCACACCAATCCCAACAATCACACCCATCACAATCACACCCATCACACCAATCCCAACAATCACACCCATCACACCAACAATCACACCAATCACGCCGCTTTCTTTCCTGTGTTTCCAGCATCATGATTACGTCCCAAACCTTCCCTGGCTGATCCCACGcttattcctctctctctctctctctctctctctctctctctctctctctctctctctctctctcccgtctctctctctctctctctctctctcccccgtctctctccacctctcatCCATCCATCTTTTTGGGATTTTCATTTCTGCTTGTAAATTTGTACGTTTTGTCAGTTTGCTGGAGAAGGCATGGAGaccacaatgaaataaaaacaaaacgttGGTTCAAATGgctaaataaaaggaaaaaatggtgaaaatgttttgataGATGAAATTCTCTGACAAAACtatttctgtgtaaaaaaaacaaaaaaaaacaaaacaaaaaatttaaattgtattatatgaaaggaaaaaaaggtaaATGTATGTGTTGTGAATATGAGAAGCAGATATATTAAACAAGTGCATGAAATGTTTCGCCAGTGtacaaattcattttaattggctAATCAGTGTTATGGGCGTGACTAATGGGATTTCCCCCTGGTGTGTTGGCATAGCAACGCGAGGCCAAGGGAGTCACAGGGGAGTGATGTCATGGGTCtggtctgtgtgttgtgtgttttgtgtgtgttgtgtgttttgtgtgtgatggGTGCGTTGTCAGATTGGAGATCGGCTGATGGGGATTGGGTTCTGAATGGAGATCTGCTGATGGGGATTGGGCGCTGAATGGAGATTGGCTGATGGGGATTGGGTTCTGAATGGAGATCGGCTGATGGGGATTGGGCGCTGAATGGAGATCGGCTGAAGGGGATTGGGCGCTGAATGGAGATCGGCTGAAGGGGATTGGGTTCTGAATGGAGATCGGCTGATGGGGATTGGGCGCTGAATGGAGATCGGCTGATGGGGATTGGGCGCTGAATGGAGATCGGCTGAAGGGGATTGGGTGCTGAATGGAGATCGGCTGATGGGGATTGGGCGCTGAATGGAGATCGGCTGATGGGGATTGGGCGCTGAATGGAGATCGGCTGAAGGGGATTGGGTGCTGAATGGAGATCGGCTGATGCGGATTCTTGCAATCAGGAGGGTCATGGTAAGTGTCGGATGTGTTAATAAGGTGCCACCGAATGGCCACGCGGTGGCGCTGTAACAGAAACACAATGTGCAAACTCTGAGAGCCTGAGCCTCCTGAGCCTCCTGAGGTCTGACATCATGAGACGCGTTCACACTCACGCCATGCTCGGAGCAGGACTGAAGCCTACGGCCCTGACCCAGCGCTGACCCAGCCTACGGCCCTGACCCAGCGCTGACCCGGCCTACGGCCCTGACCCAGCGCTGTCCCGGCCCTGACCCAGCCTACGGCCCTGACCCAGCGCTGACCCAGCCTACGGCCCTGACCCAGCCCTGACCCAGCCTACGGCCCTGACCCAGCCCACGGCCCTGACCCAGCGCTGACCCGGCCTACGGCCCTGACCCAGCGCTGACCCGGCCTACGGCCCTGACCCAGCGCTGACCGGCCTACGGCCCTGACCCAGCGCTGACCCGGCCTACGGCCCTGACCCAGtcgacacacacagggctgtagaGCTGCAGCTTTCTTAAGCTTCACTGGAAGCTTCACTGAAATACGTTCAGAGCCCTCTGCTGTGGCCGGTGCCTTCATTAGCTGCCTGTACATCAGCCCGATGGGC is a window from the Conger conger chromosome 8, fConCon1.1, whole genome shotgun sequence genome containing:
- the LOC133134550 gene encoding mucin-2-like codes for the protein MGRGKGDGGLLSPWRCLILAPAAGWLAAGLEAGRPKHGIRTLTNGTGEGSQPRLLIGWHRYWGNTGPLSICGAGTGATLDPCPSVGQVLGQHWTPVHLWGRRAYCCSVFGVNGGVALVLYGPITPITPTITPTITPITPITPTITPITPTITPITPITPITITPITPITPTITPTITPSITPISPITPITPITPITPITPITPITPTITPTITPTITPTITPISPITPITPTITPITHLINLINHTHHTNHTNHHTNLTNHTNNHTHHPSHQSHLQSHQPSHQSHQSHPSPISSISSITPITLTITPITPITPTITPITITPITPITPITPITPTITPITPITPTITPISPITPITPTITPITPTITPITPITPTITPISPITPTITPITPTISPIAPISPITITPITPIPTITPITITPITPIPTITPITPTITPITPLSFLCFQHHDYVPNLPWLIPRLFLSLSLSLSLSLSLSLSLSLPSLSLSLSLSPVSLHLSSIHLFGIFISACKFVRFVSLLEKAWRPQ